A portion of the Colius striatus isolate bColStr4 chromosome 1, bColStr4.1.hap1, whole genome shotgun sequence genome contains these proteins:
- the FGF23 gene encoding fibroblast growth factor 23, with protein MPQSTSYSCMGYMLLVLCSLRANLAFPNSSPLLNPSWGNGDHLMHLYTDTERNSFHLQINADGYIDGAPHQTIYSALMIKSKGAGSVIITGVKSGRYLCMDMRGNIFGSHYFSQEDCVFSHRTLENGYDVYQSPKHNFLVSLGRVKQAFFPGMNPPPYSQFLSRRNEIPLFRFNTPEPHRNTRSADIDPMDPHQILVPQRKISTFRSSLHQQTDFSHMPREPMRINQNDVVNPDDPHAMMDARRYPSPRFYGTR; from the exons ATGCCACAGAGCACTTCCTACAGCTGCATGGGGTACATGCTGTTGGTACTTTGCAGCCTGAGGGCTAACCTCGCCTTTCCAAACTCCTCTCCACTGCTGAATCCCAGCTGGGGGAATGGAGATCACCTGATGCACCTCTACACAGAtacagagaggaacagcttCCATCTCCAAATCAATGCTGATGGCTACATTGATGGTGCTCCTCACCAAACCATTTACA GTGCCCTGATGATCAAATCCAAGGGTGCTGGCTCAGTAATAATCACGGGTGTGAAGAGTGGACGCTACCTATGCATGGACATGAGAGGAAACATTTTTGGTTCA CATTACTTCAGTCAAGAGGACTGTGTGTTcagccacaggacactggaaaATGGATATGATGTGTACCAATCTCCCAAACACAACTTCCTGGTTAGCTTAGGCAGAGTTAAACAAGCTTTCTTCCCTGGTATGAATCCACCGCCATACTCTCAGTTTTTGTCCAGGAGAAATGAAATCCCTCTGTTTCGATTCAACACGCCTGAGCCTCACAGGAATACTAGAAGTGCAGATATTGATCCAATGGATCCTCATCAAATCCTGGTCCCGCAGAGAAAGATCTCCACGTTCAGATCTTCATTGCATCAGCAAACAGACTTTTCCCACATGCCCAGAGAGCCCATGAGAATAAACCAGAACGACGTGGTCAACCCAGATGACCCACACGCTATGATGGATGCCAGGAGGTACCCAAGCCCTCGCTTTTATGGTACAAGATAA